From Gottschalkiaceae bacterium SANA:
ATTTAATGCTTCTAATAAATAATTATTAGATTTCTTCCTTTCATTTTCTAATATACATTGAAGGCTCTTATCGTCATTATTAAAAATATTTTCATTTTTAGGCACATAATTTCAAGGTCTATTTTCTATATAGTCAGTTCTTATTTCTTCGAAGTATATGAACCATTATTGAAGTATACAATAAGTTTATCATCACTCCACACGCCATTTGTATATATGATAATAAAAGTCCTGGTTTTATCTATTTAAAACTATTTGCTATTAAATACTCTTAATCTATAAACGAAATGTTTCGTTTTTCTGTTGCTATGCAACTACTGAGATAGTCAAATGAATGAGCCTTTAAATTATTAAACTCATCTGAATACTTCGCATAATTGATATCTTCAACCGACTCTATGTATTCTAGTTTTCTCCGATCTGCAGAACTGCAAAAATGATTAGGTGCATTAAACATAGAAGTCAATGAATGAATCCTAGATCCCATTCCATTTTTCCCAAGTCTATGAAAAGCGAAAAACTGTTTTTCGTAAATGGATGAGAAAGCACAGCAGTGAAAACTATCTGTAAAAACAGTATCAGCATACTTAATTAAGGATATGAAATCACCAGGATTAGCATCCTTCATTTGTATATCCCCAAAAAGTAAATCGCTCTTATTAATTCTAGATGGATGCGGTAACGTTACCAATTTTTTTTTATATTTCCTTGCGTATTCTCTAGAAATTTTACGTAATTCCCCATCATCCCCTATAAAATGACAAAATACATACGATTCTTCTACTAGGCGAACTGATGATACATTATCCCACTCTTCTCTCTCAAGTAGTAATGTCGGATCAAGTGTACAAAAAATTGGTTTTGAAGTAGCTTTAGCCAATAACTCGACTGCATCATTTTCTCTAACAGAAATATAATTGAAGTCTTCTATTTTTCTTTTGAATAATCCCAATTCTTCCGTTGTTAATTGCTTCTTTCCAAGACTCACTGCGTAAGCTATCTTTTTTTTCCCTAAAACAAAATCCAAGAAAAAAGCAGGTTGAAACGAATCAAGATTCCAAACCTGATCGCTACCCGTAATAAAGATATCATACATGTCTGTGCATTCTTTGATGTTATTTTCATCATAAACAACAGAACTGTGTGGAATCATATTTCTAAATTCAGCAATGGCTTTATGTC
This genomic window contains:
- a CDS encoding polysaccharide pyruvyl transferase family protein, whose amino-acid sequence is MKVGIITFYNNSVNYGGVLQAYALCKAIQNMGYDCEQISYENSISRILNRGNFLMRTIRSVLYYSRQTLNRKMFKKRHKAIAEFRNMIPHSSVVYDENNIKECTDMYDIFITGSDQVWNLDSFQPAFFLDFVLGKKKIAYAVSLGKKQLTTEELGLFKRKIEDFNYISVRENDAVELLAKATSKPIFCTLDPTLLLEREEWDNVSSVRLVEESYVFCHFIGDDGELRKISREYARKYKKKLVTLPHPSRINKSDLLFGDIQMKDANPGDFISLIKYADTVFTDSFHCCAFSSIYEKQFFAFHRLGKNGMGSRIHSLTSMFNAPNHFCSSADRRKLEYIESVEDINYAKYSDEFNNLKAHSFDYLSSCIATEKRNISFID